GGAATGGTGTTTACAGTCAACAAACGAAGGCAGATATTTCAAGGGTGGCTTTCTTGAGTTGGATCTCGCTGAGCTCAATTGATACCAGTAACGACAACGAACACAACATTACCAAACACTTAAATCACAGTTTCCGTGGAAATATGTTTGTGAATATTCTGCCAGTTGGTTAAAGACTTGCTGGTAACAGCTTTGAAGTTTTACGTCAAAACATTGAAGTTTAACGACAATTAGGTTTGCTTCTGTCCCCAAAGTCGTGCTATTTTTTGCTGATCGAATATCTGAGGATGAGTACATAggtcaatatttttttcccaagtAAATGGAGTAATGAAGATAATTCAAAATGGTGTCTATCGTCATGCCTTGACATACAATGATCTACAGCATTGTAGctggttttcctttcttttcgtTTTATCCTCTCCACCCGAAGAGCAAACTTGCAGAAGAATACTCgaataaaaggaaaagggcTTCAAAGTCTTGAAATCGACAATGACAACAGTCCCAACGATAGATATGGAAAGAATTTGTCGCCCTGCTTGAGGAGCTTCAATTCTTTTCGATGTATGTATGTGTCAACTTTATTTATAGAGGGTGACGACAGCcagttaaaaactgaaaagcttGCGGCCATCAAGCTAACAAGTACACAAGGTTAACGTCTAAAAAATGATCCCAAAGACCTAGATatctaaaactgaaaaaaattaacgatgAAAATCAAAGCACGCCCTGATTAACTATACAGACTTTCGCATCTCTTTAAAACTAGATGCATAACAATCAATGAGGCCCTTTATATAACTACTTGCATTTTCACTATGCAGTCTGTGTTCAGAAGGTAGTTCTGATCACGTTTCATGCatgaattttggaaaaattcactCTTCGCGTATATCTTAAACGGCATTTCACCCACGAGTTTAAAAGTGATGCGTGCATTAACGAATCCACAAATTCAATGAGTAACTTTTAGTTATCGAACCCCATGCGTCGTTACTAAAGTCAGATTCTCTTCTgttattttccttgattttaaaAGAGGTAAGTTTCGCCACCGTTGTCCCAATTCCGTGATCGGCATCTGAACAATCAGCTCCGCCTCCTCCGATCATGATCACAGAACCACTCCAGCCCTTGACACACCAGAATCCGACCTCATCAGCACCTTGCAGGTCACTACTGCATGAAGCCTGTCCGAAGCCCTCAGTGGTTTGGTATTGTCCGCGATATTGAACTTTGCATTTTCCCAGGCACTTACCATTGGACCAAACTGAACCGTTTCTGAAGTTACCATAGCTGGTAATTTTGGAGCGGAATGTCTTCCCACTCAGACAGTTCCCTATTGTTTGCAATAGAGGGGTGTGTCCAGAGTCATCATTGCGCGTAACTTTAAGCTCACTGCCACCGATCAGCCAGAACGCCGGCGAGATCATGTCTGCGTTATACGACGGATCAGCGGTTTCTCCTGCAGCTTGAGTACTGTTATACCACCAATCTCCTGAGTCATCCATCCAGTTTTTAGTGTCACTGTTTGAAAACCGAGCGAGGAGAGTCCAGACCTGATCCACCGATATCATGTCACAATAAACctgcaaagaaataaagaattcCATGCAAACTTTCATTTATGgtgctaatttattttttcgtgAATTGtctgcaagaaagaaattcTTACTATTACGATACAAATCTATTTTTTCTTGAGTTGTCCAAAGGTGAAGAATAATAATTTAGTTAATTACCAGAAAGTTcttagatttcatttttgtctccCGGGGCTCCAGCCAATATCTACCGCTAACCGCCATCCCTTGTTCGCTGGCTTGGATCTCTCTACAAGACTCGGCAGGCATCTCGGGAACGGAGCCTAATGAGACTTTGGCAAAGAAACAGTAAAATGCTTCTCGTTCGACGACAATTACTTTCTTGATCGTATTGTACTGTTCAATTAACCAACCGAGCATAATTTCAACGAGGAATACTTCAATGTGGTCATATTAAACAATTCCTCGAAGGCTAAGAGGTTACGTCTTATATGCTAAGTTTCATTGATTCATTGAGTGtttaagagccattttccgagaaaatcgaaaatcgcaTGACACTCGTGAAAAAAACgaattctttttcctttcgCCAAAACATCCCTTTCAGTGActttattgaagaaaaaataattttgggttcaagcgattcattgtacgggagaaattacaaaaagtttgaaaaatcgattttttgctggtttttcGTACTCAAAACAACAGAATCCGACCGCAACTTCGAGAAAACGGTGAACGCATAAGAAACAATCCCTAACATTGAAACTTCAGCCGAGTATTATTTCGTACTTACTCTttaatttcctgaaagaaatttgaagaaagaagtttttaacatttacaatcgacaagtttaaaaaggtcaaatttgtatttctggaaatgttaataaatgaaGGCGAActttaactgttgtaaaaggCCATTGGTATATGCCGCTTCCTAGTAAAACCCATATAGAATAAAACCTTGGCTATTGAACTAAATTACTGGAAAGTTTTAGCTCTGGAAATCCAATACAATCCTCACACTAAAGTAAGCAATTTGAGTATctgagtaaataaaatttatgcaaattagacggcccgctgaatgaattcatatttttaacgCAAAGTTTTGTTGAACGAACAACTTACCATTGCTTGTTGTGATAGAAGTTAAATCCATCTCTCAATCTGTTTGTCCTGTGAAGTGGCAACTCATCCATACCTGATTTGACCAAAATGTGTCCAGCAACTTCAGCGCTTGAGCTATGTAAACACTTCCCAAGCAGCGCTTATTACGCATCATCAGACGCTTCAGTAATAATGAAACCCGATTATGTTTTGTCCGAAAATAACatacaatgatgaaaattaacCACTTCTCAAACCGCACAGTTAACAAGGTGAGTATTACTCTTATTGAGCGAACAAATCAGATACTAGACGGGATAACAAGATCATATGACGCATAATTTAGCAAACGTGCAGAGATTGGTCACGCTAGCTTGTCGCATACGACGGTACGTGCTATACTTCGTACACAATGTAAACAGACAAAGAAGCAATTACAGCTGTCccaatgaaaaaatgtacaaCCGTACGTCTGTTTATATATCATCAGTGTAGAAATATTCGACTCTAGGaacaatattaataaaacatttCCAGGTCAAATGCTCCtggaataaaatttatatattgTCACGAACTGTTTCGCCACTTACTATTGCACGCGCCTTTacgattttatttttaattgaattatttCCGTCTAGTATTACGAAATGCTGAAACAGCGTTAGAGGAGTTTGTCTCGTTTGTTGGGAGagctttgttttttgtcatggcTTCGGCAACGTTTCACTCATGTAGTTTTTCAGGTTTATTACACGACGCCACACCCTGTGGTTTAAGCAGCGATTATCCAGACCAAGTTGAAGTTCTCACTTTAAGAAATTGTACAAGGGACATGTCGAGGCACTGCGAGCTGTATGGATTAAAAGCAGATACAGCACTTGACACTGAATGGAAACTGCTGTTAGCAAGAGCAGGTAAATCTTATGTACTGTCTTACCGTCTTATGTAACGGCTAATAGTGGTGTACATTTCCATCATCTCTTTATCACAGACCTCACGATGGTCATGTTATTCTAAGAAAATCTTCGGTTGCTTTCCATTCAGCCCAAAATTCTGGAAGTTTCGGTTAGAAATCAAATGGAATGGACCATTTCGGTTCGGTCCTACCAGAATATTTGGGAACGCCTTTGAAGCTGGTCCACTTGACCGGTCAGGTTATTTCGGTCGGTCGAACCGAAATGTCCCCTTccatttgacaaaattattgTCCCCAGTACTCGCGTACCGCTCTTTTGTATCCGGCTTGCAGTACAATAAGCAAACGAGTTTATCTCTTTAAAAATCGCAGGCTTTCTGCGATGTTAATATTTTGCAAACATAATATTAACGCTTACGATagcaaaaaaaatctttattcacCATCCCCGCTCCGCCACCCACGCACACACACCTGTCACTGATACACAGACTTTAAAGACCTTTTTATGAAAACGCGACCTCAAGATCTCCTAGCACACGAGCCTCTCAACTCGCTCGTGATGTATGCAAtggaaaattttccctttaCCTTTGTTTAGGGGTATTTGCAGTGGAAGAGTCCCACTTGTCATTAAATATGCCCTCGCCACAGAGCGGAATTTGGTATGCGCTGGAGATCCTCAAAAGTGAAGTGTAGCATTCCATTAGAAATAGCTGCTCACAAAACAGCCTCGGTCAAAGGCGGTCGGCATTTGGGCAGCGTTCTATctgcatttattttaaacactgaagGAATACTTATTCAAGTTGGATTGCGTAAGTTTATCGTAACACATTTGTAGCTAAAGTACACGCTTTAATTTTAAACGCGCGAGGGCGTAAAGCAACATATGCGCAAGCGTTACAATACCCTTTATTCTCCTGTTCCCCTCCCCCCAAGGAAGAAAATGGCTTTGAAGAATAGTAAAGAAAGCGGCGATGGCCTTTTAACAaggttaacatttatttttgccaCAGCTCTTTGCAGAATGTGCAAGCAACATTTCGCGGAGACAAACCAACAACAGAAAGTGACACCCGCACCAATGATTGAAGTTACTCCATGCGTAGAACTAGAGACTTCAGAAGCAAATGTAAGTAAGTAAACGGTAACCTTGGATACAGAGTGATACTGGTCAATCTGTTGAAGACTTCGCAGAAAGCTTTGGACGTCTTACAATCGCTGATGACACCTTTCTGTCGCCAGACACAA
The sequence above is a segment of the Pocillopora verrucosa isolate sample1 chromosome 5, ASM3666991v2, whole genome shotgun sequence genome. Coding sequences within it:
- the LOC131781767 gene encoding uncharacterized protein, with protein sequence MATSQQCEPSQQSESGKALKGHVFKSKKVQDPYQCLIFCYSEFTCQSYNYVITGKLCELNNRTKEARPGDFVRDETRFYMRRWKNRVSLGSVPEMPAESCREIQASEQGMAVSGRYWLEPRETKMKSKNFLVYCDMISVDQVWTLLARFSNSDTKNWMDDSGDWWYNSTQAAGETADPSYNADMISPAFWLIGGSELKVTRNDDSGHTPLLQTIGNCLSGKTFRSKITSYGNFRNGSVWSNGKCLGKCKVQYRGQYQTTEGFGQASCSSDLQGADEVGFWCVKGWSGSVIMIGGGGADCSDADHGIGTTVAKLTSFKIKENNRRESDFSNDAWGSITKSYSLNLWIR